CGCCGCCGTGGCCGTGACGGTCCTCGTGCTGTGCGTCCTGACGGTCGTGTTCGACTCGCTCATGGTCATGTCCGACCTCTTCCGCTTCGACGAGGACCGCCTCACGGGCGTGATCCTCTGGCGGGCGCCGCTCGAGGACCTTGCCTGGCCGCTCGCGGCCGGGCTCCTGCTGCCTGCCCTGCGCGTCGCGCTCGCCCCGCGCCCGGCCGACGCTGCCCCCTCCGTCCCGACCGACCGCCAGCTCGAGGAGCACGCATGACCTCCCGCGACGACGTCGCCCCCCACCCCGAGCGCACGAGCCTGCTGCGCGGGCTCGTCGGCACGTCCCGACCGCTGTCGTGGATCAACACCGCGTACCCGTTCGCGGCCGCGTACCTGCTCGCCGGCGGCGACCGCTGGTGGCTGATGGCGGTCGCGACGGTGTTCTTCCTCGTGCCGTACAACCTCGCGATGTACGGGATCAACGACGTCTTCGACTACGAGTCCGACCTCGCCAACCCGCGTAAGGGTGGTGTCGAGGGCATCGTCCTGGACCGGCGTCTGCACCGCGCGACGCTGTGGGCGTCGGCGCTCACGTGCCTGCCGTTTGTCGTCGTGCTCGTCGCGGCAGGCACGCTCGCGTCGACGTCGGTGCTCGCGGTGTCGCTGTTCGCGGTCGTCGCGTACTCGGCACGGGGGCTGCGGTTCAAGGAGAAGCCGGTCCTCGACTCGCTGACGTCGTCGACCCACTTCGTGTCGCCCGCCGTCTTCGCGGTGACGCTCACGGGCGGCGAGTTCACCGGCCCCGTCGTGGCCGTCCTCGCCGCGTTCTTCGCGTGGGGAGCCGCGTCGCAGGCGTTCGGCGCCGTGCAGGACGTCCGTGCCGACCGCTCCGCGGGCATCGCGTCGATCGCGACCGTGCTCGGCGCGCGTCGCACCGTGCAGCTCGCGATCGGCGGCTACCTGCTCGCCGCCGTCCTCATGCTCGGCGCGGGCTGGCCCGGAGTGCTCGGCGGTGTCATCCCGCTCGGCTACGCGGTGTCGGTCGCGCCGTTCCGCAGCATCACGGACGAGGACTGCGAGCG
This genomic window from Flavimobilis soli contains:
- a CDS encoding lycopene cyclase domain-containing protein, whose translation is MTYLDLAVVALAVVVVLHAACVVVARRRGTLPRRFAAAVAVTVLVLCVLTVVFDSLMVMSDLFRFDEDRLTGVILWRAPLEDLAWPLAAGLLLPALRVALAPRPADAAPSVPTDRQLEEHA
- a CDS encoding prenyltransferase — encoded protein: MTSRDDVAPHPERTSLLRGLVGTSRPLSWINTAYPFAAAYLLAGGDRWWLMAVATVFFLVPYNLAMYGINDVFDYESDLANPRKGGVEGIVLDRRLHRATLWASALTCLPFVVVLVAAGTLASTSVLAVSLFAVVAYSARGLRFKEKPVLDSLTSSTHFVSPAVFAVTLTGGEFTGPVVAVLAAFFAWGAASQAFGAVQDVRADRSAGIASIATVLGARRTVQLAIGGYLLAAVLMLGAGWPGVLGGVIPLGYAVSVAPFRSITDEDCERANAGWRRFLWLNMVAGFLITQLVIIILLQR